In Amaranthus tricolor cultivar Red isolate AtriRed21 chromosome 5, ASM2621246v1, whole genome shotgun sequence, a genomic segment contains:
- the LOC130813527 gene encoding cation/H(+) antiporter 15-like: CGLIFHDGLITLTTTSIRRMVLEAHKKVEADAFHLDNGYICHTLDGSGSRGLFYGDDPLRFTLPGLLLQISLISMFTRATHFLLKPFGQPSIVSQILGGVVLGPSVLGHNREFLAAVFPAKSRILLDNLSIFSLMLFIFLLGVKMDLSLALRSDKKPIAIGILGFIIPYALANLVAFLLQQHVTLDHDILRILPFVVELHSMSAFPVIACFLGDLKILNSEIGRLASSSSLVSDVFQWSLLTVKFAVKLAKAKSISSSVGSFLSVSLFIVLTLYGIRPVVLWAIRKTPEGQPVKERYIVGVMVALLGCGFIGEVIGLSAIVATFIVGLVIPDGPPLGAALSEKLDSFVSVLLMPIFFAICGLRMDVFAIQKLKNVGVIQLVVLVTFIGKILGTIAPPLFFRMPFRDALSLGLIMNAKGVIELAVLTHRMSDNGMTDECFAIMIISVVFVTGVLSPVVQALYDPSRRYIAYKRRTIRHHKRNEELRILACVHGADNVKTILDVLQVSSTTKTSPINLTVMHLTRLIGRSSSLLIAHQPRETSSPYPSQSERIFNAFKKLEQHYEGLFIVNCFKGISPYASMHNDVCSIALERRTTFIIIPFQKQIREKEKFEPSFIYRNLNKKVLDKAPCSVGVLVDHGGSLKNTKFRSSTSEHTLTYRVAVLFFGGSDDREALAYGMRMSENTRVNLTLVKFSGACSEDIIGDNEKSLLHDGDIISEFRLNTLHKEDRVFYKEMLLTNTMCLVTLLKSMENSNYDLIMVGRSHLPSQFLNELVQWGDCPGDLGPVGEMLALNYNIKSSILVVQQQKRVWGLKDPEESLNIPKTDL, translated from the exons TGCGGTCTTATTTTTCACGATGGATTAATCACCCTTACGACAACGTCAATAAGAAGAATGGTATTAGAAGCACATAAGAAAGTTGAGGCTGATGCATTTCACCTTGATAATGGATATATTTGCCATACATTGGATGGATCCGGGTCTCGAGGCCTCTTTTATGGGGATGATCCGCTCCGTTTTACCTTACCTGGGTTGCTGCTCCAGATTTCCCTCATCTCTATGTTTACCCGTGCCACTCATTTCCTTCTTAAGCCTTTTGGCCAGCCTTCCATTGTTTCCCAAATTTTG GGAGGTGTGGTTCTTGGCCCTTCAGTCTTAGGACACAACAGAGAGTTTCTAGCTGCAGTATTTCCAGCTAAAAGCAGAATTCTTTTGGACAATCTATCAATATTCAGTCTAATGCTATTTATATTTCTACTTGGAGTAAAGATGGATCTATCTTTGGCATTGAGATCAGATAAGAAGCCAATAGCCATAGGAATATTAGGGTTTATTATCCCTTATGCATTAGCAAATCTAGTTGCATTTCTCCTGCAACAACATGTTACTTTAGACCATGATATTTTGCGAATACTTCCCTTTGTAGTCGAGCTTCATTCTATGTCAGCATTTCCAGTAATCGCTTGTTTTTTAGGTGATCTTAAGATCCTAAATTCAGAAATAGGGCGGTTagcatcatcttcttcattagTATCAGATGTATTTCAGTGGTCTTTACTAACAGTTAAGTTTGCAGTAAAGCTTGCTAAAGCAAAATCAATCTCGTCATCTGTAGGATCATTTCTATCAGTTTCCCTTTTCATTGTTTTAACCTTGTATGGAATCCGCCCTGTGGTTTTATGGGCAATCAGGAAAACCCCTGAAGGGCAGCCTGTAAAAGAAAGGTATATTGTTGGGGTTATGGTTGCTCTTTTAGGATGTGGGTTTATAGGTGAAGTTATTGGTCTTAGTGCGATTGTAGCTACATTCATTGTTGGACTTGTTATACCAGATGGACCACCTTTAGGTGCCGCTCTTTCTGAAAAGCTCGATTCTTTCGTGTCAGTACTCTTGATGCCCATCTTCTTTGCTATATGTGGCCTCCGAATGGATGTTTTTGCTATTCAGAAGCTGAAGAATGTAGGTGTGATTCAACTAGTGGTGCTTGTTACCTTCATTGGGAAAATTTTAGGCACAATTGCACCCCCACTCTTCTTCAGGATGCCATTTCGTGATGCTCTTTCACTCGGTCTCATTATGAATGCAAAAGGCGTTATTGAATTAGCAGTTTTGACTCACAGAATGTCTGATAAT GGCATGACAGATGAATGCTTTGCAATTATGATCATATCAGTGGTGTTTGTCACAGGAGTTTTATCGCCTGTTGTTCAGGCCCTATACGATCCTTCGAGAAGGTACATAGCTTATAAGAGGAGAACCATAAGGCATCATAAGCGCAATGAGGAGCTCCGCATATTAGCCTGTGTCCATGGTGCAGACAATGTCAAGACCATCTTAGATGTTCTGCAGGTGTCCAGTACGACAAAAACGAGTCCAATAAACTTAACAGTCATGCATCTAACAAGGCTCATAGGTCGTTCCTCTTCTCTACTCATTGCCCATCAACCCAGGGAGACATCATCTCCTTACCCTAGTCAATCCGAGAGGATTTTCAACGCGTTCAAAAAATTAGAGCAACATTACGAAGGACTTTTCATCGTGAATTGCTTCAAGGGTATCTCTCCCTATGCATCTATGCACAATGATGTATGCTCCATTGCATTAGAAAGAAGAACAACCTTTATCATAATCCCCTTTCAGAAGCAAATTCGCGAGAAAGAGAAGTTCGAACCTTCTTTCATTTATAGAAACCTCAACAAAAAGGTTCTTGACAAGGCACCTTGTTCTGTTGGGGTCCTAGTTGACCATGGAGGATCActcaaaaacacaaaattccGATCCTCAACTTCTGAACATACCTTAACATACCGTGTGGCAGTTTTATTTTTCGGAGGTTCTGATGATCGAGAGGCACTAGCATATGGAATGAGAATGTCAGAAAATACTAGAGTAAACTTGACCCTAGTAAAATTTTCAGGTGCTTGTTCAGAAGATATTATAGGTGACAATGAGAAAAGCCTATTACACGACGGAGACATTATTAGTGAGTTTAGGCTCAACACCTTACACAAGGAAGATCGAGTGTTTTACAAAGAGATGCTATTAACGAATACAATGTGCTTGGTCACTCTGCTAAAATCCATGGAGAATTCTAATTATGACTTGATTATGGTAGGGCGATCTCATTTGCCGTCACAATTCTTAAATGAACTTGTGCAATGGGGTGATTGTCCAGGAGATTTGGGGCCAGTTGGTGAAATGTTGGCTTTGAATTACAATATAAAGTCTTCAATTTTGGTAGTACAACAACAAAAAAGAGTTTGGGGTCTTAAAGATCCTGAAGAGTCTTtaaatataccaaaaactgATTTGTAG
- the LOC130813526 gene encoding uncharacterized protein LOC130813526, whose amino-acid sequence MNRYFMNKTFLRLLSYCIFFFLLRFIFIISFNETFCNHYSSNFCFFSTSKSHQNADSSHSNLLQNDFRTSNQYEFYSSIFQDLIFNGFVSSNSSSFTFSKSDIIALQDLGVNQTFSSFEISDHSFDFMFFHDFDFPSSISLMGIVFQINRTLNPSGFLVIHTKNKDFYAFQSILELFTFCNSIRVRDIHGSTPSIPSIREIILQKSVNPIHKHDKKSDQCSILEYKFQLINDLEPLIEKEPLKPWITLKRNMKNVKYLTSMVDISFKPRYIYIDVGSRNYGSSIGSWFKRVYPKQNKSFEIYAIEADKEFHGEYRSKKDVTLLPFAAWLRNETLFFEINREPRKKNEEYRGKMGKNRGMGRIDPVQSSERFVRNVGKIRGFDLAEWLKNEFEERDFVVMKMDIEGTEFNLIPRLIETGAICLIDEMFLECHYNRWQRCCPGVRSPKYEKSYVECFQLFSSLRNRRVFVHQWW is encoded by the coding sequence ATGAACCGTTATTTCATGAACAAGACCTTCCTTCGTCTTCTTTCATATTGCATCTTTTTCTTCCTTctacgcttcatcttcatcatttcCTTCAATGAAACTTTCTGCAATCATTATTCCTCCAATTTCTGCTTCTTTTCAACCTCAAAATCTCATCAAAATGCAGATTCTTCTCATAGCAATCTTCTTCAAAACGACTTTCGAACCTCTAATCAGTATGAATTTTACTCCTCCATTTTCCAagatttaatctttaatggctTCGTATCTTCCAATTCTTCTTCTTTCACTTTCTCGAAATCCGATATTATTGCCCTTCAAGACCTTGGTGTGAATCAGACATTTTCCTCTTTTGAAATATCTGATCATTCTTTTGATTTTATGTTCTttcatgattttgattttccttCTTCAATTTCTCTTATGGGTATTGTTTTTCAGATCAACAGAACACTAAATCCATCTGGGTTTCTTGTAATtcacacaaaaaacaaagattttTATGCATTTCAATCAATTCTTGAACTTTTTACTTTCTGCAATTCAATTAGGGTTCGTGATATCCATGGTTCTACCCCATCAATACCTTCAATTCGTGAAATCATTCTGCAAAAATCAGTAAACCCAATTCATAAACATGATAAAAAATCTGATCAATGCTCGATTCTCGAGTATAAATTCCAATTAATCAATGATTTAGAACCCTTAATCGAAAAAGAACCATTAAAACCATGGATTACATTGAAAAGAAACATGAAGAATGTAAAGTATTTAACATCCATGGTGGATATAAGCTTCAAACCAAGATATATTTATATCGATGTGGGATCTCGAAACTATGGATCTAGTATAGGAAGCTGGTTCAAAAGGGTTTAtccaaaacagaacaaaagtTTTGAGATTTACGCCATTGAAGCTGATAAAGAATTCCATGGCGAATACAGGTCAAAGAAAGATGTAACCCTTTTACCATTTGCAGCTTGGTTAAGGAATGAGACATTGTTCTTTGAGATAAACAGAGAACccagaaagaaaaatgaagaatacaGAGGGAAAATGGGGAAGAACAGGGGAATGGGAAGGATTGATCCAGTACAATCATCAGAAAGATTTGTAAGAAATGTGGGGAAGATTAGGGGATTTGATTTAGCAGAATGGTTGAAGAATGAATTTGAGGAAAGGGATTTTGTTGTGATGAAAATGGATATTGAAGGTACTGAGTTTAATTTGATTCCTAGGTTGATTGAAACTGGTGCAATTTGTTTGATTGATGAGATGTTTTTGGAATGTCATTATAATCGATGGCAGAGGTGTTGTCCTGGTGTAAGAAGTCCAAAGTATGAAAAGAGTTATGTTGAATGCTTTCAATTGTTTAGTTCTTTAAGGAATAGACGTGTTTTTGTTCATCAATGGTGGTAG